Within the Setaria viridis chromosome 3, Setaria_viridis_v4.0, whole genome shotgun sequence genome, the region GCGCCAGAAGTCCTCGCACGCTGACAACGCAACACTGTTGTTAATAGTACTGCCATGGGACCTTTAGTGACAAGGCAGCACATGCATGTAGACCCGCTGTTGTTGACGGCTCTCCCTCAGCAAGGACGCTGGGAGCAATAATGAGGCCACATCTGCTTCATCATGATCCTTCGCCGATTATTGTTTCAGAGAGTGACTGATTCCTGCATTCTATTATTGCCTCCTGAACATTCCGTGGCTGTTCAACTGTGTTGTGACGGTGAACATGAAAATTGCTTTTTATATTTATGTATTTTCGTTTGCAATTTGGGCTTTATTGAAGCTTTTCTATTTGTTATGTCCTCAAACttaaaatcttttttttctaacaGCGCACATGATATATCTATGATCTCACTGTCTTGCTTCGGATTAGCAACCTgataatcatgaattaattaaacttaatagattcgtctcgcgaattaattagctgtaattggttttgtaattagtctaaatgtttaatactcctaattagtatctaaacattcgatgtaacaggagctaaattttagctcgtGGAACCGAGCAAATCCTGCCATTTTGAAAAGGTGAGGCACTAGTTAAATTTTAACACGTtaataattttataaaataaattcAAGAGACCTTGTCGACGAAATAAAAGTGGTAGGTACACCGTACACATCATTATTGTCCAAGTCATCGGGCCCATTTGTTTCGTTCACCAAGAGTCCAATCGCTATAATTGGAGAGGAAGAAATGGAAGAATGTGACTCGACCAATAGATAAATGGTATCGCTTTTTCCCTGTGAGCGCAACCCAGGAAATGCAAAAGGCTGCTCCAGAATGCAGAACATTTATATGGTCTTTGAACACACATGGCTACCTGAACACTGTGCACCGGTAAACACGTTTGTTCAGTgatcaatccatcattagcataaCTAAACCAGGATGTGACAATTAAGTAGGAGTATTACCTTAAGATGTGAACAGAAACACTGCAGCTTCACAAGCACAGCCAACAGCATCCACACCTGTCGTCATCAGCTTATAAAAATAGCTTGGACTTGTCTATCATCTTCTGATCCTTTGCTTATTTTATGGCTCCTGGTGTGAGCTGAGCACAAGTCTTCCATGCTAGTCTTCTCCTTCTGCCATTGCAAGTCTTGCAGAAACATATCCTCTTCTCTATCTTCTCTTCCCGtacgccgccggcccctccgctGCGACCGCTACTGCCCCGCCTCTGCTACTGCTGCTCTGTCAGCCTAGGCACCCAAGAAGGTCAGTGCTTGGCGTTGGTCTCCATTTACCTCCAAAGCGCTTCCGTAAACCATCCTCTTCTCCACTCCAAAGTGTGTTCTCATTTCTCAGCGTGCGTTCTCGTGAGCTCTGACTGCTCCAATGGCCGAGCTTGTGGGCAGCATGGTGGTCAGGCCACTGCTGTCCCTGGTGATGGAGAAGGCGTCCAGCTACCTCCTGGACCAGTACAAGGTGATGGAGGGCATGGAGGAGCAGCACAAGAAGCTCAAGGTTATGCTGCCGGCCATCCTGGAAAGGATCACTGACGCAGAGAAGCAGGCAACCTCCAGAGAAGCAATCAGACCCTGGCTTCAGGAGCTTAAGGTGGCGGCGTACGAGGCCATCCAAGTCTTCGATGAATTCAACTATGAGGCCCTCCGTCGTCAAGCCAAGAAAGAGGGGCGCTACATCAAGCTCGGGATGGATGCAGTAAAACTCTTTCCCACTCACAACCGCATCATGTTCCATTACAGGATGGGCAACAAGCTTCGCAAGATTGTGCGTGATATTGAGGCCCTTGTCAAGCACATGCGCAACTTTGGGTTCGACAAACAGCCACAAGCGCAGGTTCAGATAAATTATCTGCGTGAGAATGACTCCACCATGGTTGATCCAGAGATTGTCAGCAGATCCAGAGATGAAGAGAAGCAAAAGATTGTTAGAATGTTGGTCAAAGAACAAGCTAACAATAAGGATCCGATGGTCGTTCCCATTGTGGGGATGGGTGGGTTGGGCAAGACCACCCTAGCTCAGCTCATCTTTAATGACCCTGAAGTGAAGAAGCATTTCCACCAACTGCTGAGGTGGGTCTGCGTGTCAGATGATTTCGATGTTTGTAACCTTGCCAACAAGATCTGCAACGCTTCTGAGAGCAACCTGGAGAATGCCTTGCAGAACCTTCAGAGAGAACTCGCTGGAAAGAGGTACTTTTAGAATTTAATTTGATGTTGATTCACTCATCTCAAACACGCACACTGGTTTTTTTCCCCTCATACATGCTCAAAATATGTGCATTGCCCTTGAGAATAACACGTAATTGAAAAGAATAAGTAAAGCACATGCAAACTACATACACAAAATTCAACTTCAAACTTAGATCAAGAAGACAACAACGCCTCACCGCTAGCAAGTTTCCCTCTTGGATATGCACGGAACTTGCACATCTCACATACCATTTACGCTTCCTCTTGTGGCATTCACATAACTTAAGAAAAAAACGTACTCAAATAGAAACGCACTAATGGCATGATTATTTGTAACAGGTATCTTCTTGTATTGGACGACGTTTGGAATAAGGATGCTAACAAGTGGAACAAGCTGAATGCTTGTCTTAAACATGGTGATGTTGGTAGCGCCATACTAACGACAACCCGTGATAAAGAAATAGCTCAACTCATGGGTACAGTTGAAGAACATGGCATTGCACGTTTGGACAATAAATTCATCAAGGAAATTATTGAGGCTAAAGCATTCATTTCGCAAGAGAGAAAACCAGCTGATTTAGCTGGCTTGGTTGATGACATTGTTGAGAGATGTGCAGGGTCTCCATTGGCAGCCAAGGCACTAGGATCTGTACTACGTGGCAAGACAACAGAAGAATGGAAGGCTGTGCTTAGCAAAAGCATCGCCCATAACAAGGACGATCAAATCCTGCCTATTCTCAAGCTCAGTTACGATGACCTGCCATCACACATGAAGCAGTGCTTTGCTTTCTGTGCTGTGTTTCCCAAAGACCATGAGATTGACGTGGAAATGCTGATCCAACTATGGATGGCAAATGACTTTATTCCCGAACAAAAAGATGTTGGTAAACAGATTTTCAGTGAGCTGGTCTCAAGGTCATTCTTCAAGATGTGAAGCAAGTCAAAGGGGACACAAGAATTAATTCCGTGTATTGGTATTTCTCTACAAGTAAATGTAAAATCCATGATCTTATGCACGATGTGGCACTATCTGTCATGGGCAAAGAAGTTGCTACCATGACTGAGAAGCCAAAGCAGAGTGATGAGTTTCTTCAGAACACTTGTCGTCATATATTGTTATTATGTGGCATGCCAGAGGCCGTTTTGAATGATTCTCTGAATATAGGGTCTCCAGCTATGCAAACACTACTATGTTATCAGCACATAGAAGGTTCCCTGCAGCATCTCGCAAAATACAGCTCTCTGCGTGCATTGAGACTTTGGCAGAATAAGAGCACAATCCTACTGAAACCAAACCAGCTACATCTCTTGAGGTATCTTGATATCTCGCGTAGTGCTATAGTGTCACTTCCGGAAGATATCAACATTTTGTACAATCTGCAAACACTGAATGTTGCGTACTGTCCCAAACTTGGCCGGCTTCCAAAGGGAATAAAGTACATGACTGCCCTCCGTCACCTCTACACTCACGGATGTGGGAAGTTGAAGCGCATGCCACCGGAGGTTGGACATCTCACTTCCCTGCAAACACTTACAAATTTTGTAGTGGGTACAGGCCATGATTGCAGTAGTATTGCAGAGCTGCAGCATTTAAACAACCTTGGTGGTCCACTACTGCTTAGTCAACTCGAAAATGTGACAAATGCAGCAGATGCAAAACAGGCCAATCTTGGAAATAAAAAGGAGCTCAGGGAATTGTCATTAAGGTGGACCTGGACAAGTAGTGAGGAGGAGAAACAACATTGTCATAAGGTGCTGGAGGGTCTCGAAGCTCCTCCTGGACTAGAGGCTCTGAGGATAGATCATTACCACGGAACCAGTTTCCCAACGTGGATGGGTACGCTGACAAAAATGGTGGAGCTTCATCTTTCTGACTGTAACAAGTCCAATAagcttcctccacttgggagtGTACCAGCTCTACAAGTTCTTCGTCTGGAAAGATTGAAAAAACTGGAAAGCTTGTGCAGTGGTGGTACATTCTTTCACTTTCCTAATCTGAAGGAGCTTAGGCTGGACGAACTGCCGGAATTTGATAGATGGTGTGAAGTAAACTGGGTCCAAGGAGAACAGATAATGTTTCCTCAACTTGAGAAGTTGTTTATTACAAATTGTGGAAAGGTTACAGCATTACCAGGGCCAGCACTTCTCGGAGGATCGTGCTGTGGAGATTACAAGGAGCAAGACGAGTGGAAGCTTTGGTCGGCATTTCCAGTCCTGAAGGTACTCGAATTAAAATGGTTAGCAAAGTTTCAGAGGTGGGGGGGCGCTGCTGAAGCAACTCAAGGGCTGCAGATAATATTTCCTCAGCTTGAAGGGTTATCAATCGAAACGTGCCCCGAACTGGCAGCATTACCATCAGCATTACCATCATTTGACCATAGTGATGTTACAGCATGGTCAGCATTTCCAAACTTAAAGAGGCTCCGGTTACGTTACTTAGATAGTTTTAAGAGCTTGGGGATGACGGAAGAGCAGAGATTCCCTGACCTTGAGACTCTGTGTGTTGAGAAATGTCCCAAGTTGACAACTCTACCGGGGGTGATAGAAGCACCAAAGCTCGGTGTATTACAAATAAATGGCAGCCAACTGATAGCAATAATGGTGCCTACAATTATTAACTCATTGTCCGAACTGGCGTTATCAATCCAAGACACAGAAACTACTTTACCAACTGTGCATAGGGCCTTTGAGCTGGTGGACGCCAGTAATAAATCCCCTCTGACACGTCTGCAGCTAAGAGGCTGCAACTTTCTGTTCCCCTCAAGTCCACTGGCACTATGGACATGTTTTGTCCAGCTCCAACATTTGGCAATTTGGAACCATGCTCTTGTCTACTGGCCGGAAAAAGAGTTCCAGAGCTTGGTATCCTTGAGGCTCCTTTCCATTGACAAGTGCAGTGGTCTGATTGGGTACGCGAAAGCTGCTCCTGGCCAACCAATATCAGAAAGGAGCCGCCAAGTTCTGCCCCGTCTCGTGTCTCTATACATAGAGGATTGTGAAAGTCTGGTAGAGGTCTTCAACGTCCCCGCATCTCTCAAGATGATGGATTTGCGCGGCTGCCCTAAGCTTAAGTCCACATTCGGAGAGCAACAGGACGAGCCAACATTAAATCAAGGGCCCAGCGCTGCACCGAAGCTGTCATCATCGGCCCGGGACGTTCCATGTCTTGAATATCTAAGAATATTGCGGTGCGAAAGCTTGTCAGAGGTTCTCAACCTTCCCCCATCCCTCAGGGAAATACTTATTCGTGAGTGTGGCAAACTCCAACTCCTATCAGGCCAGCTGGATGGACTTCAAAGACTAGATATTTGGGTATGCCCAGAGTTGAGATCACTGGAATCTTGCTTGGGAGAGTTTTCAACCCTGGAACGCCTCAGTCTGATGGATTGCAAAAGCCTGGCATCCTTGCCCGATGGGCCACAAGCATACTCATCTCTCCGTGATCTTCGAATTACATCATGTCCATGTATACAGTCGCTTCCTTCATCCCTGAAGAAGAGACTGGACAACATCCCTGAAGAAGATAAAGATTTGGATGCTCGTTACGAAGGTACCCACCAAACTCATTTGTCGTTTCACCATAGTTTGAATGCATAAATCTGCTCATGCTTTCTAGAAATATATATACCAGTCGCCTTAAAGCATCCATGCAGTAGTTTGAATGATATGGTGTGATTATTTTTACATTAGAGAAAGGTGCAGCACACGACCACAGAATTTTGGTGCCTTGGTATAATCATGTCGAGTTGTATTACTTAATTATCCATTTTGAATTTCTGAATAGATATGACTACTAAAGAAGCTGCTTAACGAGAATGATATGTAAGGCAAAATAGAGTATCTTTGGTCCTCCACTTCTGTCTTCAGTTCATCTTTATTATGTGAACTGCTACTAGTATTTGCGTCTATAGACTATAGCTAGGTGTGAACTGTGCCCAGAAATTATTGACAAGGAATAGTGGAAAGAACTCAGCAATCACTAAAAAAGCATGAAGAGTGTCCCACAAAGTTACTTTTTCATGCAGTTGTCATGGTAGATTGCTGGTTTCAGCACTTGCACAATACGAAATTTAAAAAATCCAAGGGATCCCTCCACACTTGGACAACTAAGAACACGACTATAGATTGTTTTCAATTTGCATTGAACTGATATTTTTCTATTTCCCTAATGTTACACCCCAAATAGAGATGCCATGTTGCCAATGCAACGAAGGTTTTTACTTGTCAATTTAATTGAATTTTGCTGTCTAAAGGACAAAATGTGGACTAAATAAAAGGTCCCAGGAGCCTACTGTGTGGTACCTTTGTTTTAATTGTTTTTGCTAACTTCACGCCTTTGGGTGCACAAAAATGTACTATTTCTGTTTTTGTTTCAGAAAGAACTGGAATTTTTCTCTTTGGAATTCGGTAGTTGTAACTCGAATCTGCTTGACGTACACGTTTTTCATGTTATACTATTGATAAATTCTAACATCAGCGATTACCAGGTGCCAAGTTATTGAAACCAAAGACATGGAAATATGCCATTCATTCGTAGAAATCAGTGAGCTGTCAAAACATGAAGTACCAGGTTAGTAGCATAAAAAGTTTGGGTTTTTATTAGAATCATTTCAATTAATCTAGTGTTGATTCCATATCCTGTCTATTGTAGGGACATGTTTGCCTCATTTACTGTCAGCATCCAAACCATAATATGGAAATGCTATTTTCCTTCTATGTTGATCGTTGATCAAGGTCTGAGTTACCATACAGGCTCTGATGCAAGTTGTTAAAGGCAGTATAAATTCTATACCAGACATTTATTTATATTTGATAACCATGAGAGATAtattactattttatttttgcatcaAATGAATGTGGAGGCTGGGATATTAATACTTTCTCCCATTAATACAGCTACATCATGGCAGTTATCTCCCTGTGATTGGAAGAGAGTTCTGCATTTTGCATACCAACTGCAACTATGATGTTTATAACTGAGCTTGGAGAGATATTATGCCATTTCTGTGACCATTCTCTTCTATTATGTCCATTTCACATATTGAAAACAAAATTTTCCCTTAAGTGACTATTCTATTGAATTGATATTTTCCTTTTTCAGATAATACTGATATTTTTAACTTGCTTTACTTTCCCTTAACATGATTGGAAGTTGAAGACCATGCCTAAATTTTTCAAATGTGCCTTCCTTTTAGTGCATTACTTCTTCGGTGACCAATTAGCGTTTTGACTAATTGCTACTGATCAATTGTTCATACATGCCAAAGGACCAATAACTTCATGGTGCAGCCAATTAAATTGTTACTGATTTCATGCTATCAACATGCAAAAAGATAGTCAGTTGACACCTAgccacaatcaaacaataaccTAGTAGTTTGAAATGATTATCGCAATTGCCATGCTTTGTGCAGAGAAGATGACTCTTCGAGGTTAAGTAAGATTCTACGAATACATGGCAAGTTTCACGATGCAGGCAATGAATTATTAAAAGCTGGTGGCATAATAGTGCACACGAATACATACTTGTATGCGCATTGCAATATTGGAAAATGTACCAAAGTGCAGTCACTGCCTTCTTCCCACAAACAAACAGCACTCGATAAACACATAAAGTCATTTGCTCATGACTTGCCGGTGAGCCACTAAGGCTCCAAGGTGCCGGCACACCTTGTATAAaggtggttcactctagaacctgatcataaggtaggcacaccttgcactctctcttctctaggTCTATTCTAGCACTAATCATTTTGCTAAGCTTGTGCTAAACCTTTGATGGATTACATAAACACTTTTGGGtgtcttggatgtgttcttgatgtgtCTTACTCTTCAATGGACTCCTACACACTTCAACTtcatccagcaactccaaatggtcAAGTGgagagggtataaatagcccaagagCTTAAAGAACCGTTGCTTGAATGGGTAgttaaagtataccatcggatgttccgatggtctatttttTGGTAGCATCGGAACATTCGGTGCAACTAGCCATTGGCTCCCCTGCGTCCAACTTCTTCAAGAATTCATTCGACGCTCCATCCGATGCCCCCATCGTATCATCCAGTGCTGATAGTTTTCTGACCAAAATCTCTCTGAAACTAGCCATTGGCTCCCCTGCGCCCAACTAAATATGTTTCGTTCGAGGGTCACCTCCATAGGGCATCAGAACATCTGGTGCTATAGGTCAATTTCTGCCTTTCCTGAGAATTGATCCGACGCTACTAAATTTTCCatcgtcggatcatccggtgcttccTGGAACTCAAGTTGATTTCCCCGTTGGACCAATTGCTCCGATACTTACTCCGATGGGccatggcttggtcacttgaataccatagcttggatacttgaatatcatgatttggatcttgccatggtttggtttgcatacttgaataccatgatttgaaCCTTGcccatggtttggtttgcatacttgggacctagaaaacctacaaaGCATATACTTGACAAACTATTAGTCCCAATAATTatattgtcactcaatcaccaaaatcacaaactacgAACTAATGgggccatgttcgctacaaGGTGCATGGTAGAGTGCTTGGAACTTGGGCGGTGAGgccaggcggcggtggtgccgccggccgggaggtggaggaggccagTTGGGCGGTGCTTGGGCGAGGGCTTGACGACGACATggtgggggagggaggtggcggcggctgcggcaggGAGGTGGTTGCCGAGGGCAGGTAGGGTCTCGCCGAAGCCCGACACCGGCAGCTACCACGCCCTCGGTTGGGGTGGTGGTCcatctgggcggcggcggggtggcctGGCTATTGGGAAGAAAGGTGCTGaactgaggaagaagatgaaggattcctcagaagatgaaggatgtCCGTTCAATGCTCATCCAACGTCGCAGAAATTCGTGTGTCAGAAAACGATAGAATACTCGGGTGGGCAGTAGGCACTCACTTCTAAAAAGCCAAAACAATATATAATTTGTAACGGAGGAAGTATTAAATATGAAAATTATGATTTACTCCCAAAAACTGATGAATTAACTGAAGGTGTATAAACTCTTCAATTCACAAAGTGCATTTAATCTGTATTGAACACTTCTCTTAGTAAGTTTTCTCAGCAATAACCTGAAGATCTTTTTTACTTATGGGTTTACCTATGCACTCTTTTCCCTTAATTGAAAATCTGGTGATAGTAAAACATGTTAAAAAGTTATCCATTAATTTAATTTTTGTGAAAGGGCTGTCTTAGGAAATAGCCAGTGGAAACATCAGATTAGAAAGAAACAGGTTATGCTTCATAAGGTGTCTTCCATGTTTCATATCTCATCTTTTTCATGCATTACTTATAATGTTTGGTGAATTTTTATTTGCTGACTTTTGTTTACTGATCATGTGCAATATGTAAAGATCACGGTCAATTGGTTCTAAAAATCATGTGGAGATACACATTCGGTTGGCAAAAACAGAGAACCACTGTTTAGTTTCATGTTGTCATTGATGCATATCTCCATAAGTATTCATGTGGAAGAGCAGACTGCCCCTGAAGGCTGAAGCTAAAAGTATTCATGTGGCTGGCCTGGCAAGATAGACTGCAAACAGGGGTGGCTTTGAAGAGAGGACGAAATTGAATGGAAGGGAATGTCAATTGTGCAGCATACAAAAATTTGTCTGGAAATGCTTCAGTGACGCCCTGTGGTGGGGAGGAGTCCCAGCAAGTATGCTTCATTTCTTTCCGCAGAAGTGgcgggtgctgctgctgggggATGGTGATGGCGCCTAGTGAAAGGCTGGATGGAGgccttcatggagaagctcaagACCTCTTGTAGAAAACACCCAGGGGAagctggaaaaaaaacatttcttcACAATTTCTAGTCTTTTGAGGTCCTTGCAAAGCTGTACTTTCAGTTCCTGCACCCTAGTTTCTTAATTAACACAGTCGAGCTGGTAACCTGTTATGGTCGGCAAAGTGTACCAACATCGCAGGGCGAGCCGTGGCTAGACGAGGCCGTGGTAGGCGAGCGGCTTGCGGTGTGTCAGTTAGGAGAGTCTGAAGGTTTAGGAGTATTGTTTCCTTTTATTGTTATCCCTTAATGGTAGTTAAGATTTGTTAGAATCAGATGGGTGTACAAGTATTGAACTCTTTCAGTTAATAGAAATCAGCCAGAGA harbors:
- the LOC117847603 gene encoding putative disease resistance protein RGA3 produces the protein MAELVGSMVVRPLLSLVMEKASSYLLDQYKVMEGMEEQHKKLKVMLPAILERITDAEKQATSREAIRPWLQELKVAAYEAIQVFDEFNYEALRRQAKKEGRYIKLGMDAVKLFPTHNRIMFHYRMGNKLRKIVRDIEALVKHMRNFGFDKQPQAQVQINYLRENDSTMVDPEIVSRSRDEEKQKIVRMLVKEQANNKDPMVVPIVGMGGLGKTTLAQLIFNDPEVKKHFHQLLRWVCVSDDFDVCNLANKICNASESNLENALQNLQRELAGKRYLLVLDDVWNKDANKWNKLNACLKHGDVGSAILTTTRDKEIAQLMGTVEEHGIARLDNKFIKEIIEAKAFISQERKPADLAGLVDDIVERCAGSPLAAKALGSVLRGKTTEEWKAVLSKSIAHNKDDQILPILKLSYDDLPSHMKQCFAFCAVFPKDHEIDVEMLIQLWMANDFIPEQKDVGKQIFSELVSRSFFKM